In Paraburkholderia phenazinium, the following are encoded in one genomic region:
- a CDS encoding L-threonylcarbamoyladenylate synthase yields MPDQAKPADRANTTATAAAAQAASAAEATQPAGATPGEPAVSAAQIEHAAALLDAGELVAFPTETVYGLGGDAQSPDAVARIYAAKGRPANHPVIVHLAPHGDPGYWAEHLPPEALRLIDAFWPGPLTLILKRAAHIPAAVSGGQDSVGLRCPSHPVAQALLEAFSALRGGHGGVAAPSANRFGHVSPTTAQHVREEFGGTIHVLDGGSSDVGIESTILDLSRGFPALLRPGHVTPQDIAEVLGEAPRLPDGSDATAPRASGTLKAHYAPRTPLALLPFEALEPLLAAREAGERVALVARVSRAGHWADADGVHFMAAPEDPHVYARELYSLLRALDRANVARILIEKLPDTIEWIAVNDRLGRAAAAFEAQG; encoded by the coding sequence ATGCCGGATCAAGCCAAACCTGCTGATCGTGCGAACACGACTGCGACTGCGGCGGCTGCTCAGGCGGCGAGCGCCGCCGAAGCAACCCAACCCGCTGGCGCTACGCCGGGAGAACCGGCGGTCAGCGCCGCGCAAATCGAGCACGCCGCGGCGTTGCTCGACGCGGGCGAACTCGTCGCGTTTCCCACCGAAACCGTTTATGGACTGGGCGGCGACGCGCAAAGCCCGGACGCGGTGGCGCGCATCTACGCGGCGAAGGGGCGGCCGGCGAATCATCCGGTGATCGTGCATCTCGCACCGCACGGCGACCCGGGTTATTGGGCCGAGCATCTGCCGCCCGAAGCGCTGCGTTTGATCGATGCGTTCTGGCCGGGGCCGCTCACGCTGATCCTCAAACGTGCCGCGCATATTCCCGCGGCTGTGAGCGGTGGGCAGGACTCGGTGGGTTTGCGCTGTCCGTCGCATCCGGTGGCGCAAGCGTTGCTCGAAGCGTTCAGCGCGCTGCGCGGCGGTCATGGCGGCGTGGCTGCGCCGTCGGCGAACCGCTTCGGGCATGTCAGCCCGACCACGGCGCAACACGTGCGCGAAGAGTTCGGCGGCACGATTCACGTGCTCGATGGCGGCTCGTCGGATGTCGGCATCGAGTCGACCATCCTCGATCTGTCGCGCGGTTTTCCGGCGCTGCTGCGCCCGGGACATGTCACGCCGCAGGATATTGCCGAGGTGCTGGGCGAAGCGCCGCGTCTGCCGGATGGTTCGGATGCGACGGCGCCGCGTGCCTCCGGCACGCTCAAGGCGCACTACGCGCCGCGCACGCCGCTTGCACTATTGCCTTTCGAAGCGTTGGAGCCCTTGCTGGCGGCGCGCGAGGCGGGCGAGCGGGTCGCCCTGGTCGCACGGGTGTCGCGCGCGGGTCATTGGGCGGACGCCGACGGCGTGCACTTCATGGCGGCACCCGAGGATCCTCATGTCTATGCGCGCGAGCTGTACAGCTTGCTGCGGGCACTCGACCGCGCGAAC
- the fba gene encoding class II fructose-bisphosphate aldolase (catalyzes the reversible aldol condensation of dihydroxyacetonephosphate and glyceraldehyde 3-phosphate in the Calvin cycle, glycolysis, and/or gluconeogenesis), with the protein MPLVSMRQLLDHAAENGYGLPAFNVNNLEQVQAIMAAADQVGAPVIMQASAGARKYAGEPFLRHLIEAAIESYPHIPVVMHQDHGQSPAVCMAAIRSGFSSVMMDGSLEADGKTVASYEYNVDVSRKVVEAAHSIGVTVEAELGVLGSLETMQGDKEDGHGADGKMTREQLLTDPEQAADFVKLTQCDALAIAIGTSHGAYKFSKKPTGDILSIQRIKEIHQRIPNTHLVMHGSSSVPQELLAEIREFGGDMKETYGVPVEEIQEGIKHGVRKVNIDTDLRLAITGAIRRYMAENPGKFDPRDYLKPAREAAKKICVDRFVAFGAEGQAGKIKPLALDKIAEKYKSGGLSQVVR; encoded by the coding sequence ATGCCTCTCGTATCAATGCGTCAACTGCTGGACCATGCCGCCGAAAACGGTTATGGCCTTCCGGCATTCAACGTGAACAATCTGGAGCAGGTGCAGGCCATCATGGCGGCGGCGGATCAGGTCGGCGCCCCGGTGATCATGCAGGCGTCGGCGGGCGCGCGGAAGTATGCGGGCGAGCCGTTCCTGCGCCATCTGATCGAAGCGGCCATTGAGTCGTATCCGCATATTCCGGTCGTGATGCACCAGGATCACGGCCAGTCGCCGGCAGTCTGCATGGCGGCCATCCGCAGCGGCTTCAGCAGCGTGATGATGGACGGTTCGCTGGAAGCGGACGGCAAGACGGTGGCATCGTATGAGTACAACGTCGACGTGTCGCGCAAGGTGGTGGAAGCGGCGCACTCGATCGGCGTGACGGTGGAAGCGGAACTCGGCGTGCTGGGCTCGCTGGAAACGATGCAGGGCGACAAGGAAGACGGCCACGGCGCGGACGGCAAGATGACCCGCGAGCAGTTGCTGACCGATCCGGAGCAGGCGGCCGACTTCGTCAAGCTGACGCAGTGCGACGCCCTGGCGATCGCCATCGGCACTTCGCACGGCGCGTACAAGTTCAGCAAGAAGCCCACCGGCGACATCCTGTCCATTCAGCGCATCAAGGAAATTCACCAGCGCATTCCGAACACCCACCTGGTGATGCATGGTTCGTCGTCAGTGCCGCAGGAACTGCTCGCGGAAATCCGCGAATTCGGCGGCGACATGAAGGAAACCTACGGCGTGCCGGTCGAAGAAATTCAGGAAGGTATCAAGCACGGCGTGCGCAAGGTTAATATCGATACTGACCTGCGTCTGGCGATCACCGGTGCGATCCGCCGCTATATGGCGGAAAATCCGGGCAAGTTCGACCCGCGCGACTACCTGAAGCCGGCGCGCGAAGCAGCGAAGAAGATCTGCGTGGACCGTTTCGTCGCCTTTGGCGCCGAAGGCCAGGCAGGCAAGATCAAGCCGCTTGCGCTTGATAAAATTGCGGAGAAGTACAAGTCGGGCGGCCTTTCGCAGGTTGTCCGCTAG
- a CDS encoding zinc-finger domain-containing protein: MSEIKEMPLVELSAKDLPAYCPNPSMARWSAHPRVFIDVTHGEARCPYCGTRYKLRDGEVVKGH; this comes from the coding sequence ATGAGCGAAATCAAGGAAATGCCGCTGGTCGAACTGTCGGCAAAAGACCTGCCCGCCTACTGTCCGAACCCGTCCATGGCGCGCTGGAGCGCCCATCCGCGGGTGTTTATCGACGTCACGCACGGCGAAGCGCGCTGCCCGTATTGCGGCACGCGCTACAAGCTGCGTGACGGCGAAGTGGTCAAAGGCCACTGA
- a CDS encoding AzlC family ABC transporter permease, protein MLASLSDLHRRAFREGLRDYSPTLMAIFSWGLVTGIAMSKSVLTLPQALTMSLLCYAGSSQLAVLPLLAAKLPVWTVLLTAAMVNTRFVIFSAGLAPHFSYLPMWRRIVLGYFNGDVIYLLFQKKSFQTGYVPGKEAYYWGMASASWLSWQVSSIIGILLASMIPDKWGLALAGTLALIPVMVSAINSRSTLVAVCVAAVVALLGFDLPYRLALPLAVLAAIVAGSGADLLIERADLRRIRSAAADSHGDAP, encoded by the coding sequence ATGCTCGCTAGCCTGTCCGATCTCCACCGCCGTGCCTTCCGCGAAGGCCTGCGCGACTATTCGCCCACGCTGATGGCGATCTTCTCCTGGGGGCTCGTCACCGGCATCGCGATGAGCAAATCCGTGCTCACGCTGCCGCAGGCGCTCACCATGTCGCTGCTCTGCTATGCCGGTTCGTCGCAACTGGCGGTGCTGCCGCTGCTCGCCGCCAAATTGCCGGTCTGGACCGTGCTGCTGACCGCGGCCATGGTGAATACGCGTTTTGTGATCTTCAGCGCGGGTCTGGCGCCCCATTTCTCCTATCTGCCCATGTGGCGCCGGATCGTGCTCGGCTACTTCAACGGCGACGTCATCTATCTGCTGTTTCAGAAGAAAAGCTTTCAGACCGGTTACGTGCCGGGCAAGGAGGCCTATTACTGGGGCATGGCGAGCGCGAGCTGGCTGTCCTGGCAGGTGTCGTCGATCATCGGCATCCTGCTCGCCAGCATGATTCCGGACAAGTGGGGCCTCGCGCTCGCCGGGACGCTGGCCCTGATTCCCGTGATGGTCTCGGCCATCAACAGCCGGTCGACGCTCGTCGCCGTTTGTGTTGCCGCGGTCGTCGCGCTGCTCGGCTTCGACCTGCCGTACCGGCTGGCGCTGCCGTTGGCGGTGCTGGCGGCGATTGTCGCCGGCAGCGGCGCCGACCTGCTGATCGAGCGGGCCGATTTGCGGCGCATCCGCAGCGCCGCCGCCGATTCCCACGGAGATGCCCCATGA
- a CDS encoding 5-(carboxyamino)imidazole ribonucleotide synthase, with the protein MNPDNTPVSPILPGAWLGMVGGGQLGRMFCFAAQAMGYRVAVLDPDEASPAGAVADRHLRAAYDDEASLTELARLCAAVSTEFENVPATSLDFLARTTFVSPAGRCVAVAQNRIAEKRFIVESGVAVAPHVVIESSNALAALDDATLDAVLPGILKTARLGYDGKGQVSVRNAEEVREAHASLGGVPCVLEKRLPLKFEVSALIARGANGTSVVYPLAQNTHRDGVLSHTIVPAPDASPTLVSQAQQAALQIADKLGYIGVLCVEFFILEDGSLVANEMAPRPHNSGHYTVDACATSQFEQQVRAMTGMPLGDTRQHSPAVMLNILGDVWFPDGGKRAAVTPPWHEVAAMPAARLHLYGKEEARPGRKMGHINFTAATLDEARTAARDCARLLHILKS; encoded by the coding sequence ATGAATCCAGACAACACACCGGTTTCACCGATTCTGCCCGGCGCATGGCTTGGCATGGTTGGTGGCGGCCAGCTCGGCCGCATGTTCTGCTTTGCCGCCCAGGCGATGGGCTATCGCGTGGCCGTGCTCGATCCGGACGAAGCCAGTCCGGCTGGCGCCGTCGCCGACCGTCACCTGCGCGCCGCCTACGACGACGAAGCGTCGCTTACCGAACTCGCGCGGCTGTGCGCGGCGGTATCGACGGAATTCGAGAACGTGCCGGCCACGAGCCTCGACTTTCTGGCGCGCACGACCTTCGTGAGTCCGGCCGGCCGTTGTGTCGCCGTGGCCCAGAACCGGATCGCCGAGAAGCGGTTTATCGTCGAATCGGGTGTCGCGGTGGCGCCGCATGTGGTGATCGAATCGTCGAACGCGCTCGCCGCGCTCGACGACGCCACACTCGACGCCGTGCTGCCCGGCATTCTGAAGACCGCCCGCCTCGGCTATGACGGCAAGGGCCAGGTCAGCGTGCGCAATGCCGAGGAAGTGCGCGAGGCGCATGCGTCGCTCGGCGGCGTGCCGTGCGTGCTGGAAAAACGGCTGCCGTTGAAGTTCGAAGTGTCGGCGCTGATTGCGCGCGGCGCGAACGGCACGTCGGTGGTCTATCCGCTGGCGCAGAACACGCACCGCGACGGCGTGCTGTCGCACACCATCGTGCCCGCGCCGGACGCGAGTCCGACGCTCGTCAGCCAGGCGCAGCAGGCCGCGCTGCAGATTGCCGACAAGCTCGGCTATATCGGCGTGCTGTGCGTGGAGTTTTTCATTCTGGAAGACGGCTCGCTGGTTGCCAATGAAATGGCGCCGCGCCCGCACAATTCCGGCCACTACACCGTCGATGCGTGTGCGACCAGCCAGTTCGAACAGCAGGTGCGCGCCATGACGGGCATGCCGCTCGGCGACACGCGCCAGCACTCGCCGGCGGTGATGCTGAACATCCTCGGCGACGTCTGGTTCCCTGACGGCGGCAAGCGTGCCGCCGTCACGCCGCCGTGGCACGAGGTGGCGGCGATGCCGGCCGCGCGTCTGCATCTGTACGGCAAGGAAGAGGCGCGTCCCGGCCGCAAGATGGGGCACATCAACTTCACCGCGGCGACGCTCGACGAAGCCCGCACGGCCGCGCGCGATTGCGCCCGGCTGCTGCACATCCTGAAGAGCTGA
- a CDS encoding phosphoglycerate kinase: MNQVLRLSDLIAEGKLSGKRVFIRADLNVPQDDQGNITEDTRIRASVPAIKAALDAGAAVMVTSHLGRPTEGELKPEDSLAPVAKRLSELLGRDVPLVANWVENGVNVAPGQFVLLENCRVNKGEKKDSDELAQKMAKLCDIYVNDAFGTAHRAEATTHGIAKYAPVACAGPLLAAELEALGKALGAPKRPLVAIVAGSKVSTKLTILKSLAEKVDQLIVGGGIANTFMLAAGLKIGKSLAEADLVNEAKAILDAAKARGASVPIPTDVVTAKEFSPTAKAEVKAVADVQDDDLILDIGPDTARALAAQLEKAGTIVWNGPVGVFEFDQFGNGTKTLADAIARSSAFSIAGGGDTLAAIAKYGIHDKVSYISTGGGAFLEFLEGKKLPAVVVLESRA, encoded by the coding sequence ATGAACCAGGTATTGCGTCTCTCCGATCTGATCGCCGAAGGCAAGCTGTCCGGCAAGCGCGTGTTCATTCGCGCCGACCTGAACGTTCCGCAGGACGATCAAGGCAACATCACCGAAGACACCCGTATCCGCGCCTCGGTGCCGGCCATCAAGGCTGCGCTCGACGCGGGCGCGGCCGTCATGGTCACCTCGCATCTGGGCCGTCCCACCGAGGGCGAACTCAAGCCGGAAGACTCGCTTGCGCCGGTTGCGAAGCGTCTGTCCGAACTGCTGGGCCGCGACGTGCCGCTGGTGGCGAACTGGGTTGAAAACGGCGTGAACGTGGCGCCCGGCCAGTTCGTGCTGCTGGAAAACTGCCGCGTCAACAAGGGCGAAAAGAAAGATTCGGACGAGCTCGCGCAGAAGATGGCGAAGCTCTGCGACATCTACGTCAACGACGCGTTCGGCACCGCGCACCGCGCGGAAGCCACCACCCACGGCATCGCGAAGTACGCGCCGGTGGCGTGCGCCGGCCCGCTGCTGGCCGCTGAGCTCGAAGCGCTCGGCAAGGCACTCGGCGCGCCGAAGCGTCCGCTGGTGGCGATCGTCGCCGGCTCGAAGGTGTCCACCAAGCTGACCATTCTGAAGTCGCTGGCCGAGAAGGTCGACCAGCTGATCGTCGGTGGCGGCATTGCCAATACGTTCATGCTGGCGGCCGGCCTGAAGATCGGCAAGTCGCTCGCCGAAGCCGATCTGGTCAACGAAGCCAAAGCCATTCTCGACGCAGCGAAAGCGCGCGGCGCCTCGGTGCCGATCCCGACCGACGTCGTCACGGCCAAGGAGTTTTCGCCCACCGCCAAAGCTGAAGTCAAGGCCGTAGCCGACGTGCAGGACGACGACCTGATCCTCGACATCGGACCGGACACCGCCAGGGCGCTCGCCGCGCAACTGGAAAAGGCCGGCACGATCGTCTGGAACGGCCCGGTTGGCGTGTTCGAATTCGACCAGTTCGGCAACGGCACGAAGACCCTGGCAGACGCCATCGCCCGCTCGTCGGCGTTCTCGATTGCAGGCGGCGGCGACACGCTCGCGGCCATCGCCAAGTACGGCATCCACGACAAGGTGAGCTACATCTCGACGGGCGGTGGCGCCTTCCTCGAATTCCTCGAGGGCAAGAAGCTGCCGGCAGTCGTTGTCCTGGAATCGCGGGCTTAA
- the pyk gene encoding pyruvate kinase: MHRATKIVATIGPASSTPEILLQMIKAGLDVVRLNFSHGTADDHRQRAEYVREAARQAGREVAIMADLQGPKIRVGKFENGKTTLIPGNPFVLDSECELGNDDRVGLDYKDLPRDLKPGDVLLLNDGLIVLDVVRVLGSEIHTTVKIGGELSNNKGINRQGGGLTAPALTAKDMEDIRTAMSLGVDFVAVSFPKNATDMEMARQLANIAGAPYGIKPKMIAKIERAEAIPALQGILDASDGIMVARGDLAVEVGNAAVPALQKRMIRMARESNKFVITATQMMESMIYAPVPTRAEVSDVANAVLDGTDAVMLSAESAAGKYPVQTIETMAAICVEAEKSEQSELDKDFLDRTFTRIDQSIAMGALFTAFHLGAKAIVALTESGSTALWMSRHWTHVPIFALTPRVGSERAMAIYRNVTSLHLDTSSDRDTALQQALETVVSKGYASRGDMVVLTVGEPMGQAGGTNTLKIVRVGEPY; the protein is encoded by the coding sequence ATGCATCGCGCCACCAAGATTGTCGCCACCATCGGCCCGGCTTCCAGCACGCCCGAAATCCTGTTGCAAATGATTAAGGCGGGGCTCGATGTGGTGCGCCTCAACTTCTCGCACGGCACGGCCGACGACCACCGCCAGCGCGCCGAATACGTGCGCGAAGCGGCCCGTCAGGCGGGCCGCGAAGTTGCCATCATGGCCGACCTGCAAGGCCCGAAGATTCGGGTCGGCAAGTTTGAAAACGGCAAAACCACGCTGATTCCCGGCAACCCGTTCGTCCTCGATTCCGAATGCGAACTCGGCAACGACGATCGCGTCGGTCTCGACTACAAAGACCTGCCGCGCGACCTGAAACCGGGCGACGTGCTGTTGCTCAACGACGGCCTGATCGTGCTCGACGTCGTGCGCGTGCTCGGCAGCGAGATTCACACTACCGTGAAGATCGGCGGCGAGCTGTCGAACAACAAGGGTATCAATCGCCAGGGCGGCGGCCTCACGGCGCCGGCGCTCACCGCGAAAGACATGGAAGACATCCGCACGGCCATGTCGCTCGGGGTGGATTTCGTCGCGGTCTCGTTCCCGAAGAACGCCACCGACATGGAAATGGCCCGCCAGCTCGCCAACATTGCAGGCGCGCCGTACGGCATCAAGCCGAAGATGATCGCCAAGATCGAGCGCGCGGAAGCGATTCCGGCGCTGCAAGGCATCCTCGACGCCTCGGACGGCATCATGGTCGCGCGTGGCGACCTCGCCGTGGAAGTGGGCAATGCCGCCGTGCCGGCGCTGCAAAAGCGCATGATCCGCATGGCGCGCGAATCGAACAAGTTCGTGATCACCGCCACGCAGATGATGGAGTCGATGATCTACGCGCCGGTGCCGACCCGCGCCGAAGTGTCGGACGTCGCCAATGCGGTGCTGGACGGCACGGACGCGGTGATGCTGTCGGCCGAATCGGCCGCCGGCAAGTACCCGGTGCAGACCATCGAAACGATGGCCGCGATCTGCGTCGAAGCGGAGAAGTCCGAGCAGTCGGAGCTGGACAAGGATTTCCTCGACCGCACGTTCACCCGCATCGACCAGTCCATCGCCATGGGCGCGCTGTTCACGGCGTTCCACCTCGGCGCGAAGGCGATCGTCGCGCTGACCGAATCGGGCTCGACCGCGCTGTGGATGTCGCGTCATTGGACCCATGTGCCGATTTTCGCGCTCACGCCGCGCGTCGGCAGCGAGCGGGCCATGGCGATCTACCGCAACGTGACGTCATTGCATCTGGACACCAGCAGCGACCGCGACACCGCCTTGCAACAGGCGCTGGAGACGGTGGTGAGCAAGGGCTACGCATCGCGCGGCGACATGGTTGTGCTGACCGTCGGCGAGCCGATGGGTCAGGCCGGTGGAACGAACACGCTGAAGATCGTACGGGTCGGCGAACCGTATTGA
- the purE gene encoding 5-(carboxyamino)imidazole ribonucleotide mutase → MSQVQTAHAAQTAHTHAAPLVGVLMGSSSDWEVMKHAVAILQEFGVPYEAKVVSAHRMPDEMFAYAEGARERGLRAIIAGAGGAAHLPGMLAAKTTVPVLGVPVASKYLKGVDSLHSIVQMPKGVPVATFAIGEAGAANAALFAVSILSVTSTEYANALAAFRVRQNEAAHAMVLPAL, encoded by the coding sequence ATGAGCCAAGTCCAGACTGCCCACGCGGCACAGACAGCCCACACGCATGCGGCGCCGCTCGTCGGCGTGCTGATGGGGTCCAGTTCCGACTGGGAAGTCATGAAGCACGCCGTTGCGATCCTGCAGGAATTCGGCGTACCGTATGAAGCGAAGGTCGTATCCGCGCACCGGATGCCCGACGAAATGTTCGCGTATGCGGAAGGCGCGCGCGAGCGCGGCCTGCGCGCGATCATCGCGGGCGCCGGCGGCGCCGCGCACCTGCCCGGCATGCTGGCCGCCAAGACTACGGTGCCGGTGCTCGGCGTGCCGGTGGCGAGCAAGTACCTGAAGGGCGTCGACTCGCTGCATTCGATCGTGCAGATGCCCAAGGGCGTGCCGGTCGCGACGTTTGCCATCGGCGAAGCGGGCGCGGCCAATGCGGCGCTGTTCGCGGTGTCGATCCTGAGCGTCACGTCGACCGAATACGCGAACGCGCTCGCAGCATTCCGCGTGCGCCAGAACGAAGCGGCACACGCCATGGTATTGCCGGCGCTGTAA
- a CDS encoding AzlD domain-containing protein — protein MTSTQIWIAIFGMMFVTALTRALFLIGGERTVLPERVQRMLRYAPAAALAAVVLPDVLATPGGLSFALSNHDFYATLAGLAWFLWRRTMLGTIVVGMLTFTVLRLVFQ, from the coding sequence ATGACCAGCACGCAAATCTGGATCGCCATCTTCGGCATGATGTTCGTCACGGCGCTCACGCGCGCGCTGTTCCTGATCGGCGGCGAACGCACCGTCCTGCCGGAGCGCGTCCAGCGTATGCTGCGTTATGCGCCGGCTGCGGCGCTCGCCGCCGTGGTGCTGCCGGACGTGCTGGCGACCCCCGGCGGACTCTCGTTCGCGCTGTCGAATCACGATTTTTACGCCACGCTTGCCGGGCTCGCCTGGTTCCTGTGGCGCCGCACGATGCTCGGCACGATCGTGGTCGGGATGCTGACCTTCACGGTTCTGCGTCTTGTTTTTCAGTGA
- a CDS encoding phosphoribosylaminoimidazolesuccinocarboxamide synthase — MSTLYESTLRSLPLLGRGKVRDNYAVGNDQLLIVTTDRLSAFDVIMGEPIPNKGRVLNQMANFWFDKLKHIVPNHLTGVAPESVVAADEAEQVKGRAVVVKRLEPILVEAVVRGYLAGSGWKDYQATGSVCGVELPPGLQNAQKLPEPIFTPAAKAEMGHHDENITYDDMERRIGTELSATIREISIKLYKEAADYAATRGIIIADTKFEFGLDNHGKLYLMDEALTADSSRFWPADEYQVGTNPPSFDKQFVRDWLETQSWKKEPPAPKLPDEVVAKTAAKYQEALERLTGQKLA, encoded by the coding sequence ATGTCTACCCTCTACGAATCCACGCTCCGCTCGCTGCCGTTGCTCGGTCGCGGCAAGGTCCGCGACAACTATGCGGTGGGCAACGACCAGTTGCTGATCGTCACTACCGACCGTCTGTCGGCGTTCGACGTCATCATGGGCGAGCCGATTCCGAACAAGGGTCGCGTGCTGAACCAGATGGCCAATTTCTGGTTCGACAAGCTGAAGCACATCGTGCCGAATCATCTGACGGGCGTGGCGCCCGAGTCGGTGGTGGCGGCGGACGAAGCCGAGCAGGTGAAGGGCCGCGCCGTGGTGGTGAAGCGCCTCGAGCCGATCCTCGTCGAGGCGGTGGTGCGCGGCTATCTGGCCGGTAGCGGCTGGAAAGACTACCAGGCTACCGGTTCGGTGTGCGGCGTGGAACTGCCGCCGGGTCTGCAAAACGCGCAGAAGCTGCCCGAGCCGATCTTCACGCCGGCCGCCAAGGCCGAAATGGGTCACCACGACGAGAACATCACGTACGACGACATGGAGCGCCGCATCGGCACCGAACTGTCGGCCACGATCCGCGAGATCTCGATCAAGCTGTACAAGGAAGCGGCGGATTACGCGGCTACGCGCGGCATCATCATTGCGGACACGAAATTCGAATTCGGCCTGGATAACCACGGCAAGCTGTACCTGATGGACGAAGCGCTGACTGCCGATTCGTCGCGCTTCTGGCCGGCGGACGAGTACCAGGTGGGCACCAATCCGCCGTCGTTCGACAAGCAGTTCGTGCGCGACTGGCTCGAAACGCAATCGTGGAAGAAAGAGCCGCCGGCGCCGAAGCTGCCCGATGAAGTGGTCGCGAAGACGGCCGCGAAGTACCAGGAAGCGCTCGAGCGCCTGACCGGGCAGAAGCTCGCTTAA
- a CDS encoding branched-chain amino acid transaminase has protein sequence MSMADRDGKIWMDGKLIDWRDAKIHVLTHTLHYGMGVFEGVRAYKTADGGTAIFRLQEHTKRLLNSAKIFQMDVPFDHETLAAAQREVVRENKLESCYLRPIIWVGSEKLGVSAKGNTIHVAIAAWPWGAYLGEDGLKKGIRVKTSSFTRHHVNVSMVRAKASGWYVNSILANQEATADGYDEALLLDVDGYVSEGSGENFFLVNNGKLYTPDLSSCLDGITRDTIITLAKDAGIEVIEKRITRDEVYTCDEAFFTGTAAEVTPIRELDNRTIGSGSRGPITEKLQSGFFDIVNGKSEKYAHWLAKI, from the coding sequence ATGTCAATGGCCGACCGCGACGGCAAGATCTGGATGGATGGCAAGCTCATCGATTGGCGCGACGCCAAGATCCACGTGCTCACGCATACCCTGCACTACGGCATGGGCGTCTTCGAGGGCGTACGCGCCTACAAGACGGCAGACGGCGGCACCGCCATTTTCCGTCTGCAGGAACACACCAAGCGCCTGCTGAATTCGGCCAAGATCTTCCAGATGGACGTACCGTTCGACCACGAAACGCTCGCCGCCGCGCAGCGCGAAGTGGTGCGCGAAAACAAGCTCGAGTCCTGCTACCTGCGCCCGATCATCTGGGTCGGCTCGGAAAAGCTCGGCGTCTCGGCCAAGGGCAACACCATCCACGTGGCGATCGCCGCCTGGCCGTGGGGCGCGTATCTGGGCGAAGACGGCCTGAAGAAAGGCATTCGCGTGAAGACCTCCTCGTTCACGCGCCACCATGTGAATGTCTCCATGGTCCGCGCCAAGGCATCGGGCTGGTACGTGAACTCGATCCTCGCCAACCAGGAAGCCACCGCCGACGGCTACGACGAAGCGCTCCTGCTCGACGTGGACGGCTACGTGTCGGAAGGTTCGGGCGAAAATTTCTTCCTCGTGAACAACGGCAAGCTGTACACGCCCGACCTGTCGTCGTGCCTCGACGGCATCACGCGCGACACGATCATCACGCTGGCGAAAGACGCCGGCATCGAAGTGATCGAAAAGCGCATCACGCGCGACGAGGTTTACACCTGCGACGAAGCGTTCTTCACCGGCACCGCCGCTGAAGTCACGCCGATCCGCGAACTCGACAACCGCACCATCGGTTCGGGCTCGCGCGGTCCGATCACGGAAAAGCTGCAAAGCGGCTTCTTCGACATCGTCAACGGCAAGAGCGAGAAGTACGCGCACTGGCTCGCGAAAATCTGA